A single region of the Larus michahellis chromosome W, bLarMic1.1, whole genome shotgun sequence genome encodes:
- the LOC141735535 gene encoding spindlin-Z, which produces MKTPFGKSPGQRSRADAGHAGVSASMMKKRTSHKKHRNNVGPSKPISQPRRNIVGCRIQHGWKEGSGPVTQWKGTVLDQVPVNPSLYLIKYDGFDCVYGLELHKDERVSALEVLPDRVASSRISDAHLADTMIGKAVEHMFETEDGSKDEWRGMVLARAPIMNTWFYITYEKDPVLYMYQLLDDYKEGDLRIMPDSNDSPPAEREPGEVVDSLVGKQVEYAKEDGSKRTGMVIHQVEAKPSVYFIKFDDDFHIYVYDLVKTS; this is translated from the exons GTCATGCAGGAGTCTCTGCGAGCATGATGAAGAAAAGAACTTCTCACAA AAAGCATAGAAACAATGTTGGACCAAGCAAACCTATTTCTCAGCCGCGAAGAAACATTGTAGGCTGCAGAATACAGCATGGCTGGAAAGAAGGGAGTGGACCTGTAACACAGTGGAAGGGCACAGTTCTTGATCAAGTTCCTGTAAATCCCTCTCTCTATCTTATAAAGTATGATGGATTTGATTGTGTGTATGGACTAGAACTGCACAAAGATGAAAGAGTTTCAGCACTTGAAGTCCTTCCAGACAGAGTTG CTTCATCTCGAATTAGTGATGCCCACCTGGCAGACACAATGATTGGCAAAGCTGTGGAACATATGTTTGAGACAGAGGATGGCTCAAAAGATGAATGGAGGGGGATGGTCTTGGCTCGAGCTCCTATCATGAATACGTGGTTTTATATTACCTACGAGAAAGATCCTGTCTTGTACATGTACCAACTCTTAGATGACTATAAAGAAGGTGACCTTCGCATTATGCCTGATTCCA ATGATTCACCTCCTGCAGAACGGGAACCAGGTGAAGTTGTAGACAGCCTGGTAGGCAAACAAGTGGAATATGCCAAAGAAGACGGCTCAAAACGGACTGGCATGGTCATTCATCAAGTTGAAGCCAAACCATCTGTCTATTTTATCAAGTTTGATGATGATTTCCATATTTATGTCTACGATTTGGTGAAGACATCCTAG